In one window of Paracoccus saliphilus DNA:
- the trmFO gene encoding methylenetetrahydrofolate--tRNA-(uracil(54)-C(5))-methyltransferase (FADH(2)-oxidizing) TrmFO, with protein MEPVNIIGAGLAGSEAAWQAARSGVPVILHEMRPAVGTFAHKTGDCAEMVCSNSFRSDDDVMNAVGQLHWEMRTADGLIMSMADKHRLPAGGALAVDREAFSQAVTEALQAEPLIEIRTGEIDDLPTEGSWIVATGPLTSDRLAGSIRAVTGTEALAFFDAIAPIVHADTIDMGVAWEQSRYDKGETEAERRAYINCPMNRDEYEAFIDALLAADKTEFREGETAGYFDGCLPIEVMAERGRETLRHGPMKPVGLTNAHKPEEKAYAVVQLRRDNALGTLYNIVGFQTKMKYGAQTEVFRMIPGLQDASFARLGGIHRNSFLNSPTLLDDRMRLRKRPNLRFAGQVTGVEGYVESAAMGLLAGRMAAAQARGDDLGPPPFTTAMGALVNHITGGAEAKTFQPMNVNFGLFPPLEEMRSGRKGRKDRYPAYTQRAKDDFRAWLATQ; from the coding sequence ATGGAGCCCGTCAACATCATCGGCGCCGGCCTCGCCGGATCCGAGGCCGCATGGCAAGCGGCCCGCAGCGGCGTCCCGGTGATCCTGCACGAGATGCGCCCGGCTGTCGGGACCTTCGCCCACAAGACCGGCGATTGCGCCGAGATGGTCTGCTCGAACTCTTTCCGCTCGGACGACGACGTGATGAACGCCGTGGGGCAGTTGCACTGGGAAATGCGGACGGCGGACGGGTTGATCATGTCCATGGCCGACAAGCATCGCCTGCCCGCGGGCGGCGCGCTGGCCGTGGACCGAGAGGCTTTCTCGCAAGCGGTGACAGAGGCGCTGCAAGCCGAGCCGCTGATCGAGATCCGCACGGGCGAGATCGACGATTTGCCCACCGAAGGAAGTTGGATCGTCGCCACCGGGCCGCTGACATCCGACCGGCTGGCGGGCTCGATCCGGGCGGTGACCGGCACCGAGGCGCTGGCCTTCTTCGACGCCATCGCCCCGATCGTCCATGCCGACACGATCGACATGGGTGTGGCATGGGAGCAGAGCCGCTACGACAAGGGCGAAACCGAGGCCGAGCGCCGCGCCTATATCAACTGCCCGATGAACCGGGACGAATACGAGGCCTTCATCGACGCGCTGCTGGCCGCCGACAAGACCGAGTTCCGCGAAGGCGAAACCGCCGGTTACTTCGATGGCTGCCTGCCCATCGAGGTGATGGCCGAGCGTGGCCGCGAAACCCTGCGCCATGGGCCGATGAAGCCGGTGGGGCTGACCAATGCCCACAAGCCTGAGGAAAAAGCCTATGCGGTGGTCCAGCTTCGGCGCGATAATGCCTTGGGAACGCTTTATAATATCGTAGGCTTCCAGACCAAGATGAAATACGGGGCACAGACCGAGGTGTTCCGGATGATCCCGGGATTGCAGGATGCCAGCTTTGCCCGGCTTGGTGGCATCCATCGCAACAGTTTCCTGAACTCGCCCACCCTGCTGGACGACCGGATGCGGCTACGCAAACGCCCCAATCTGCGTTTTGCCGGACAGGTCACCGGCGTCGAAGGCTATGTCGAAAGCGCCGCGATGGGGCTGCTGGCCGGACGCATGGCCGCAGCGCAGGCACGTGGAGACGACCTGGGGCCGCCGCCCTTCACCACGGCGATGGGCGCGCTGGTCAATCACATCACCGGCGGGGCGGAGGCAAAGACCTTCCAGCCCATGAACGTGAATTTCGGGCTGTTTCCGCCGCTGGAAGAGATGCGAAGCGGACGCAAGGGACGGAAAGACCGCTACCCGGCCTATACGCAGCGCGCCAAGGACGATTTCCGGGCATGGCTGGCGACACAGTAA
- a CDS encoding 50S ribosomal protein L25/general stress protein Ctc, translated as MAKEIPDLVAEARAGTGKGAARQARREGKVPGIVYGDHKDPVPVAFNFNDLLTKLRAGRFTSTLWNLKVDGQEDVRVICRGVQKDVVKDLPIHVDFMRLRRTSKVKLFIPVEFTGHDDCPGLRKGGTIVTVRSEVELIVTAGDIPEQITVDLSGLEIGDGVHIEDVKLPAGAKPTIDRNFAIANIAAPSALRSSDDEEEDESAATEEEATEEAAEE; from the coding sequence ATGGCCAAAGAGATCCCGGATCTGGTGGCCGAGGCACGCGCGGGGACAGGCAAGGGGGCCGCCCGCCAAGCTCGCCGCGAAGGCAAGGTGCCCGGCATCGTATATGGCGACCACAAGGACCCCGTTCCAGTCGCCTTCAACTTCAACGACCTGCTGACCAAGCTGCGCGCCGGGCGTTTCACGTCCACGCTGTGGAACCTGAAGGTCGACGGACAGGAAGACGTCCGCGTCATCTGCCGTGGCGTTCAGAAGGATGTCGTCAAGGATCTGCCGATCCATGTCGATTTCATGCGCCTGCGCCGCACCTCGAAGGTAAAACTGTTCATTCCGGTCGAATTCACCGGCCATGATGACTGCCCCGGCCTGCGCAAGGGCGGAACGATCGTGACCGTCCGTTCGGAAGTCGAACTGATCGTGACCGCGGGCGACATTCCCGAACAGATCACCGTCGACCTGTCGGGGCTGGAAATCGGCGACGGCGTTCATATCGAGGACGTCAAGCTGCCCGCCGGTGCCAAGCCGACCATCGACCGCAACTTCGCCATCGCCAATATCGCCGCGCCTTCCGCGCTGCGCTCCAGCGATGACGAGGAAGAGGACGAAAGCGCCGCGACCGAAGAGGAAGCGACCGAAGAGGCCGCAGAAGAATAA
- a CDS encoding alpha-hydroxy acid oxidase, with protein sequence MPVITCIEDLKALHRARTPRMFYDYAESGSYTEQTFRENTSDFAKIRLKQKVAVDMSNRSIASDMVGLPVSMPVGLAPVGLTGMQHADGEILAAKAAEAAGVPFTLSTMSICSIEDVAAHISKPFMFQLYVMKDQDFVAGMIERAKAAGCNALVLTLDLQILGQRHKDLKNGLSAPPKLTLPTMMNLATKWRWCMGMAQTRRRSFGNIVGHAKGVGDMSSLSSWTNEQFDERLDWDKIAKIRDMWGGKLILKGILDPEDARIAADFGADAIVVSNHGGRQLDGALSAIRMLPHIVEAVGDKVEIHMDSGIRSGQDVLKALALGAHGTWIGRAFVHGLGAMGEAGVKAALEVIRSELDTTMALCGERDIHAVGRHNLLLPEGFLSEYGA encoded by the coding sequence ATGCCTGTCATAACCTGCATCGAGGACCTGAAGGCCCTGCATCGGGCCCGGACCCCGCGGATGTTCTATGATTACGCCGAATCGGGCAGCTATACCGAACAAACCTTTCGCGAGAACACGAGCGATTTCGCCAAGATCCGGCTGAAGCAGAAAGTGGCGGTCGACATGTCGAATCGCAGCATCGCCTCGGACATGGTCGGGCTGCCGGTCAGCATGCCGGTCGGGCTGGCACCGGTGGGACTGACCGGCATGCAACATGCCGATGGCGAGATACTCGCGGCCAAGGCGGCCGAAGCGGCCGGCGTGCCATTCACCCTGTCCACCATGTCGATCTGCTCGATCGAGGATGTCGCAGCGCATATCTCCAAGCCTTTCATGTTCCAGCTTTACGTGATGAAGGATCAGGATTTCGTCGCCGGCATGATCGAGCGGGCCAAGGCCGCCGGGTGCAACGCACTGGTCCTGACGCTGGATCTGCAGATCCTCGGGCAGCGGCACAAGGACCTGAAGAACGGGCTGTCGGCACCTCCCAAGCTGACCCTGCCGACGATGATGAACCTGGCCACGAAATGGCGCTGGTGCATGGGCATGGCACAGACCAGGCGGCGTTCCTTTGGCAATATCGTCGGCCATGCGAAAGGCGTCGGTGACATGTCGTCGCTAAGCAGTTGGACCAACGAGCAATTCGACGAGCGTCTCGATTGGGACAAGATCGCGAAAATCCGCGACATGTGGGGCGGCAAGCTGATCCTGAAGGGCATTCTCGACCCCGAGGACGCGCGCATTGCCGCCGATTTCGGCGCGGATGCGATCGTGGTCTCGAACCATGGCGGGCGGCAATTGGACGGTGCGCTGTCCGCAATCAGGATGCTCCCGCATATCGTCGAGGCGGTGGGCGACAAGGTCGAGATCCACATGGATAGCGGCATCCGCAGCGGTCAGGACGTGCTCAAGGCGCTGGCGCTCGGGGCGCATGGCACATGGATCGGGCGCGCCTTCGTCCACGGGCTGGGCGCGATGGGCGAGGCCGGGGTAAAGGCAGCGCTGGAGGTGATCCGCAGCGAGCTGGACACCACCATGGCGCTGTGCGGCGAGCGCGACATCCACGCGGTCGGCCGCCATAACCTGCTGTTGCCGGAAGGGTTCCTGAGCGAATACGGAGCGTGA
- a CDS encoding TetR/AcrR family transcriptional regulator produces MARTQGSRADITGPLIRDHARRLFARQGYAAVSMRQIASAVGVQAGALYAYTPDKQALLFDLMESHMRDLLAAWQDEPAADPLQRLENFVRFHIGFSLDHSDAVFLSYMELRNLTPDNHARIADLRGRYETALENILRDGIESGMMFVDDPKLATMALIAMLTGVTNWYREGGRLDRQRIGDIYWGLARGAVGAA; encoded by the coding sequence ATGGCCCGCACCCAAGGATCCCGTGCAGATATTACCGGTCCGCTCATCCGTGACCACGCCCGCCGCCTCTTCGCGCGACAGGGCTATGCCGCCGTGTCGATGCGCCAGATCGCCTCGGCGGTAGGAGTGCAGGCCGGGGCGCTCTATGCCTATACGCCCGACAAGCAGGCGCTGCTGTTTGATCTCATGGAAAGCCATATGCGGGATCTGCTTGCCGCGTGGCAGGACGAACCCGCGGCCGATCCTCTTCAACGGCTGGAGAATTTCGTCCGCTTCCATATCGGCTTCAGTCTCGATCACTCCGATGCGGTGTTCCTGTCCTATATGGAGTTGCGCAACCTGACACCCGACAATCACGCCCGGATCGCCGATCTGCGCGGGCGCTACGAGACGGCGCTGGAAAACATCCTCCGCGACGGGATCGAGTCGGGGATGATGTTCGTCGACGATCCGAAACTCGCGACCATGGCCCTGATCGCCATGCTGACGGGCGTCACGAACTGGTATCGCGAGGGCGGGCGCCTCGACCGCCAGCGGATAGGCGACATCTATTGGGGTCTTGCCCGTGGCGCTGTCGGTGCGGCATGA
- a CDS encoding iron chaperone, whose protein sequence is MALSVRHDGFFFTSAVDQGRAHCYSHKQSKGPAMVQSKAATVDDWLSDLAASDQQVFKHLRAACLQELPNWEERMQWGMPGYGPPGQDNAVSFNAQKRHIAFYAGPTAIERFQERLAGIDCGKGCVRYRNADDIDFDVVRAILRDIHTRGEPMC, encoded by the coding sequence GTGGCGCTGTCGGTGCGGCATGATGGCTTCTTCTTCACATCGGCGGTCGATCAGGGCCGCGCCCACTGCTACAGTCACAAACAATCGAAAGGACCGGCGATGGTGCAATCGAAAGCTGCGACCGTCGATGATTGGCTGAGCGATCTTGCGGCGTCCGACCAGCAGGTCTTCAAGCATTTGCGCGCAGCATGCCTGCAGGAATTGCCTAATTGGGAAGAGCGAATGCAATGGGGCATGCCCGGCTACGGGCCACCCGGTCAGGACAATGCCGTCAGCTTCAATGCGCAAAAGCGGCACATCGCCTTCTACGCTGGCCCGACGGCGATCGAGCGGTTCCAAGAACGGCTTGCCGGCATCGATTGTGGCAAAGGCTGCGTACGTTATCGCAATGCCGATGACATAGACTTCGACGTAGTGCGAGCGATACTGCGCGATATCCATACGCGCGGCGAACCCATGTGCTGA
- the dnaG gene encoding DNA primase, translated as MSLPPGFLDELRARVPISRVIGRKVVWDQRKSNQARGDWWSPCPFHQEKTASFHCDDQKGFYYCFGCHAKGDALTFLREADGMEFMEAVKHLAAEAGMTMPEQDPRERQRSDRRSQLLEVTEAACRWFRLQLQTGAAAEARDYLARRGLDQAAQDRFEIGFAPGNRNALIQALREKGYDEARIIEAGVAAKPDDGGAAYSRFRDRIIFPIRDGRDRCIGFGGRAMDPNARAKYLNSPENPLFDKGRNLYNIGPARAAVAKGQPLVVAEGYMDVIALALAGFEGAVAPLGTAVTEDQLRLMWRISPEPVIALDGDIAGQRAAQRLVDLALPLTGPGQALRFVLLPAGQDPDDLIKSAGQGAMAALLDQARPLVDLLWTRETEGQSFDSPERKAALDRRLQEAIAKIPDELTRRHYTDEIRRKRRDLFSGDWKRGTQHDQRKPGKGGRGMDRRGSGRVPASFTPLPTVPLDGPNATGTFLEGACLLICALRTELLATIETRLERLLPQDSDRAALLHDLLTGTDSDAGRRALETLRADAHLGLTPSLIESQEAENVLAILSNLFDRLEAQRAAGAELARAEAEIQGEVDEGLTWRMQQITRARHRAERPDMEDTGDLNEDRDALSAQLEQFLSGQIWRKPPRR; from the coding sequence ATGAGTCTGCCCCCCGGTTTCCTCGATGAACTTCGCGCCCGTGTTCCGATCAGCCGCGTGATCGGGCGCAAGGTGGTTTGGGACCAGCGCAAATCCAATCAGGCGCGCGGGGATTGGTGGTCGCCATGTCCGTTCCACCAGGAAAAGACAGCCAGCTTCCACTGTGACGACCAGAAGGGCTTCTATTATTGCTTCGGCTGCCATGCCAAGGGCGACGCGCTGACCTTCCTGCGCGAAGCGGACGGGATGGAGTTCATGGAGGCGGTCAAGCATCTGGCGGCCGAGGCTGGCATGACGATGCCCGAACAGGATCCCCGCGAACGCCAGCGCAGCGACCGCCGCAGCCAGTTGCTGGAGGTGACCGAGGCCGCCTGCCGCTGGTTCCGCCTGCAACTCCAGACCGGGGCAGCCGCCGAGGCGCGCGACTACCTGGCCCGCCGGGGGCTGGACCAGGCGGCGCAGGATCGCTTTGAAATCGGCTTTGCCCCGGGAAATCGAAATGCTCTGATCCAGGCACTGCGCGAAAAGGGATATGACGAGGCGCGGATCATCGAGGCGGGGGTGGCCGCCAAGCCCGACGATGGCGGGGCGGCCTATAGCCGATTCCGCGACCGGATCATCTTTCCGATCCGCGACGGGCGGGATCGCTGCATCGGCTTCGGCGGCCGGGCGATGGATCCGAATGCGCGGGCGAAATATCTCAACAGCCCTGAAAACCCGCTCTTCGACAAGGGCCGCAATCTCTACAATATCGGCCCGGCCCGTGCTGCTGTCGCCAAGGGGCAGCCGCTGGTCGTGGCCGAAGGCTATATGGACGTGATCGCCCTAGCGCTGGCAGGGTTCGAGGGCGCCGTTGCCCCTCTTGGCACGGCGGTTACCGAAGATCAGCTTCGCCTGATGTGGCGGATCAGCCCCGAGCCGGTCATTGCGCTGGATGGCGACATTGCCGGGCAGCGCGCCGCGCAGCGGCTGGTCGATCTGGCGCTGCCATTGACCGGTCCGGGGCAGGCGCTGCGCTTTGTGCTGCTGCCCGCCGGCCAGGACCCCGACGATCTAATCAAATCCGCGGGGCAGGGCGCGATGGCCGCATTGCTGGATCAGGCCCGCCCGCTGGTCGACCTGCTCTGGACACGTGAAACCGAGGGCCAGAGCTTCGACAGTCCCGAACGCAAGGCCGCGCTGGATCGCCGCCTGCAAGAGGCGATCGCGAAAATCCCCGATGAACTGACCCGCCGTCACTACACCGACGAAATCCGCCGCAAGCGCCGTGACCTGTTCAGTGGCGACTGGAAACGTGGCACCCAGCATGACCAGAGAAAGCCCGGCAAGGGTGGTCGCGGAATGGACCGACGCGGATCAGGTCGGGTGCCGGCTTCGTTCACCCCTCTCCCGACCGTTCCGCTAGACGGACCCAATGCGACAGGCACATTTCTCGAAGGGGCTTGCCTGCTGATATGTGCCCTGCGAACCGAATTGCTGGCGACGATCGAAACGCGGCTGGAACGGCTCTTGCCCCAGGATTCCGACCGGGCGGCGCTGCTGCATGACCTGCTGACGGGAACCGATAGCGATGCTGGTCGCCGCGCCCTTGAAACGCTGCGCGCCGACGCCCATTTGGGCCTCACCCCCAGTCTGATCGAAAGTCAGGAGGCCGAGAATGTCTTGGCGATCCTGAGCAATCTTTTCGACCGGTTGGAGGCGCAACGTGCCGCAGGTGCCGAACTTGCCCGGGCCGAAGCAGAGATCCAGGGCGAGGTCGACGAAGGGCTGACCTGGCGCATGCAACAGATTACCCGCGCCCGGCACCGTGCCGAGCGCCCCGATATGGAGGATACCGGAGATCTGAACGAAGATCGCGATGCCTTGTCCGCCCAGCTCGAACAGTTTCTCAGCGGGCAGATCTGGCGCAAACCGCCGCGCCGTTGA